The genome window CGGCGTTGGCTTAATGTAAGCGCAATGAAACTGGCGGTAATAAGCATTACCATTGGTCAGTAGGCTGTTACGGTATAAATCAAACAATGCCGTAAGATCAGGGCGGGCCGATAATTCGAAGCGATCCTGATATTTGGACAAAACAGCCGGCTTCTGAGGATCATAACCGCTGTAATGAAAGAAAATTAACGGATTGGTCTCATTAACGAAGAACGTGCCATCGGATTCCGAAAATATTCTTTCGTGCAGGTTCCAGTATGCTGCATTATAGCCCGGGTTTCGTTCCAAATGTGTGTCAGGAACAAAAACGGGCAGAAAGTTCATCCAGTTTTGGTCTACAAAAAGACCATTACAAAGATCAATAAGGCATTCGTAACGCAACTTTTCTTCCCACCAATTGATGAATGCTGTGATTTCGGGCGACCTGCTGAAAGCCACAAAACCCAGGTTATAAACACCCGTATTCAAGTGGTGAAGCTCGTTGGGCGTAAGCTGGTCTTCGATGGGCGTGTTAATGTGTGGAGTCAAAACCGCTTTGTGAGCGGATAGTGAGGACAGCAGCTCCGTCAATGGTTGAAATACAATAATGTCCGGATCGAAATAAATGACATTATGTGCTTCGGGATAATGTTTGAAAAAATAAGTAAAGTAGAAAGGCTTTACCGCTGTATTAAGCTCGGTAATGTTATATCTGTCAGCCATTTCCTGAAAATCCCGGATCTCGATCTTGTCGATTTCGATCATTGGAAAATCGGTATTGTATCCTTTTTCAAAAACAACACCTTTCAGGGAATCGACCAGCCCGATGAAGAAAAGGACGTCGGGATTGGTGGATTTAAGTGAATCGCCTAATGTCCTGGCCTGCGCTAAATAATTGATGGAGCAAATTGTGAAGGCAATTGTCATTGATTTTGCTTTTCCGAAACCGGTAAGGGTAAATATTTTTGAATGATGGCTTCGACGCTCGCAACACTTTTGTCCGTATTATGCCGCTCCAATACTTTTTTCCTGCCAACGCGACCCAGCGTTTCGCGAAGTGAAGGATCGAGCGCCAATTGAATGATTGCCTCAGATGCAGCAGATATATCCATATAAGGAACTACGAATCCTGCGTCCGATTCGATCAGTTCGGGTGCGCCGCCGGCATCTTCGAAACACACCACCGGAATTTCCTGTAAAGCGGCTTCCAGAACGACAAGCGGATAGGGATCTTCCCGTGAGCTCAGCAGCAATACATCAAACCGGTTGATATAGTCCAGCGCGCGCGGCGTAGGCGGAATGAGGATAATCCTGTCGCTCAGCCCCATAAGACGAATATCGCTTTCAATCAGCTCGTAAATTTCGTGCTGGGGACCTGCGCCAACCCATACGAAATAAACGGGCAGAGGACTTGTTTTATGAATAACGCGCTTTGCGATCCAGTTGAAAATGTCATTTCCCTTGCGCCATTCTGCATTTCCACATCCACCGATCACAATGGCATCTTTTGGAACATTA of Dyadobacter chenhuakuii contains these proteins:
- a CDS encoding glycosyl transferase, giving the protein MTIAFTICSINYLAQARTLGDSLKSTNPDVLFFIGLVDSLKGVVFEKGYNTDFPMIEIDKIEIRDFQEMADRYNITELNTAVKPFYFTYFFKHYPEAHNVIYFDPDIIVFQPLTELLSSLSAHKAVLTPHINTPIEDQLTPNELHHLNTGVYNLGFVAFSRSPEITAFINWWEEKLRYECLIDLCNGLFVDQNWMNFLPVFVPDTHLERNPGYNAAYWNLHERIFSESDGTFFVNETNPLIFFHYSGYDPQKPAVLSKYQDRFELSARPDLTALFDLYRNSLLTNGNAYYRQFHCAYIKPTPVRRYQRVRKLLKMPINYVIDQLETI